aaaattgactgaaacaattatttCTTCATCAAAAAAGATTAATAATCAATTAACTGaatcgtttcagctctaatCACATGTATCTTAACAATCTGTATTCATCTCTTCATCTACAGATTGATAGGGTTAGTTTCCTGTTTTCCGAAGAAGAGAATCTATTTATGGAGGAAACTCCAGCATATGATGTAAACAGAACACTCCTTAGACCCAGTGTTCTTCATTTTAACTGatggagaaaggaaaagagtTTGCCAGCCTGACCTCCAACACCACAGCCTGACGTCTCTGTAGATCCTCTACATATTGTTTGTTAGGAGCTGTTGACCGCTGCAGGCTGGCATTTCTCAACAGGGAGCTTTGTTTAAACCACGTTTGAAGCAGATATAATGTAGGAAGAAGTTTTGCACCACTAATGTCTGGTTCTCTTTACTGTCACAATTTTCCTTTCTTGTTTGCTGATTCTTGGGAAAAACACTAAAGTTCTGGAAGGATGTAAGTCTGCAGAGGTTGTGCTAGCAGTTTGTTGTTGTGCATTCAAggttatatttgatattttattggatttttgtgtcatatttttatgttaaaagGTGCTGAGTGTGATTTGAAGTGGACTTTATATTGCATGCATTGATCTCttggtttgttgtttgctgtttttgttcctgtgtgttgctgcagtggTAGAGCATTTTTCCATAGAGCGTTTTTGCAAACAGCATGAGTTCTTatatcatttgttttctcacagtCCATTAGTTATCTGCCCTGCGCTGGCAGGAATACATTAGGCATCGGATCATTACAATAAAGTGAAATGTACCTGAGCGTctgcatgcttttttttttgcacatgttACGAGAGCTTTTTGTGTCTGTCAGCAATCAGCCGTCTGATTTGATTTAGTGTGTTGAGTCTGCATGTAATTGGTAATGGCTGCTTGTGTGGTCAATACAGCAAccgaaaaaaaaaagcttagtTATGCAGTAAAGGTCATGATTGAATATCGCCCTCTCTCTGATCGCTTTTAGTGCCACAGCCGCCGACCATAACTCACCAATCCCCCAAGGATTACATCATCGACCCACGAGAGAATATTATAATCCACTGCGAGGCGAAGGGGAAGCCTCACCCCAGGTAGGAATATGTCAAGTGTGATTTTGCATTCATGGTGCTGTTACTAAGAAACATACTCCAGGTTTAGATTAAGCCACCACCTGTCCAATTTCAGATTAAAGCTTCAGTTTATGACAAATCTCCAGAAAATATAGTTTAAAAGTTTTTGTTATTCAGACTTTGTAAGTAAAGTTGGCATTTTACTCCTGCACATGCTGCTCTCACCAGATGCCAAGCTAATGCTTTTTGaatcttttgtctttattcCCTTTATACATCTCAGTGTAACGCCTAATTAATTTGCCTCAacactgcatgcacacacacacttgcacttCTACTACATCTCCTAGCCCTTAACCTTCACTTTACTTTACCCTAATATAACCTTAAGCCCAAAGCCAAGTCTTATGTAACCCTCAAATATCCTTTTGAGGAAGTGCAGACTGGCAATCAGCAAAGATTGTGCACAACCAAATTTGGAATGGGGAATCATATTTGATTGGAATTGGTTcacaacttttattttattacacatTGAAATATGTGACATCACCTTTCTGCAACCGAACCTGGCTCACTTCAAACCAAAGATACAGAAATATCTACTCATTGTAAGAagctgattgagaaaataagTTTTCATGGCCTTTAAATCTTATCAGTTCTTCCAGTTATTATGTTACACAGACGTTCCTGGAATGAGAATGATAGCTCCTGCACGCAGTGTGGTGGCTGCACGCTTCACATGATTATCAGAGGATATGAACTGTTCTGTTTTGACACTGGTCTGGTTTTTGTTCCTCAGTTTCTCCTGGACTAGAAACGGGACCCACTTTGACATCGATGAGGACCCCAACGTGACCATGAAGCCCCACTCCGGGACCCTGGTGGTGGACATCAGCAGAGCGAAGGCTGAACATTACGAGTGCGTGTACCAGTGTACGGCGAGGAACAAACATGGAACTGCTGTTTCCAGCAACATAGTCGTTCGACAGTCCAGTAAGTGCGGTGCAGTCTATCATTtctaacatttcattttcttctatTTTCTTAATGTCATCTTTCTCACatcattctttttttcctctttgaaCAATTAGTAGCATTTTCCATCTTAAGAGCTCTCCTGGAAGGTAAAGGTCGCATGAAGGAAGCAGCATGTTTTACTTTGCAGTAGATAGAGCGAACAGTCCTTTGTATTTCTCCTTCTGCGTATTGTTATTCAGTCAGCCATTATCCCACTCATCTTGCCTCGTCACCTCTCGTCACCCCCATATTTCATATCTAATTATGCAACTCCACATCCACTGATGTGTGTTTCCCTCTTCAGGGTCCCCCTTGTGGTCAAAGGAGAAAATCAAGCCAATCGTCGTTCAGGAGGGTGTGTCCTTGGTGCTGCCGTGTCGACCCCCTGTCGGCCTGCCTCCTCCTATCATATTCTGGATGGACAATTGTAAGATAATGTTTAAGCTGCGTACATAAACACATTATGACACACTGTTGTTTACAATATGTGTCCTGTCTCAAAATGATGCGTCTGCTCTAAAGAAGTCCTCGTCAGTGTTCCGTACAGTTAACTTCCTGAGCTTCGcttttgttttcaaacattAATATATCCCAACTGCAACCATCAGGTGTCCTGTTTGTGGCAGAGAACTAGGGGCTTATAGGAAATGTGGTCTTAATGTTGcgaaatacaaacacaatgcCTCCACAAATAGTTTGAGGCTACTAACAGTTTCAGCCTGTTgattttaaagggtcagttcacccaaatgaCAGGAAAGCATATTCTCTCTTACTCCTAATGAGATAATTTAGGTAATTTACATAATCTAACCACAAGGGACACTTAGTAGCTGTTGTCAAGTTTTTTATGATATCACACAATCTTTCTAAGTGCATGGAGTTTTCCACAccaaatgtcagtgttttatgaGCACTTTAAGGACTTTAAGGACCACAAGGTCTGTTAAGTAGCGGCTGTGACAATCTACAAGGCTTAACATCTGGGTTTATTTAAatgatattatcatatgtgtattaatAACTACAAATatcattatttcatgttttagtATGTAATTTAATCATATCTAATGCCGGTATATCACAACATCCCTATAAGAGGTTATTGGACTTTAATTGTTGGTTCTCAGAAAACATTGACAGCAACATCTGTTTCAAGAAACAGTGTCCCAGTGACTTTGGATCATCCACCAAACACTACTTCTTTAGTAATAATCTGTCATCTAAATGTTTGTAATCAGCATCAATCAACTCTTTAAAGAAAGCAGCTAATAATGTAGCAGCATTAATAACaggagcattttttttaaattgctgtaCGCCtcaaatatttacttttctgttcatttcagACTTCCAGAAGCTGCCTCAGAGCAGCAGGGTGTCCCAGTCCCTCAACGGAGACCTTTACTTCGCTAACGTCCTCCGAGAGGATTCAAGGAACGACTACATCTGCTACGCCCGCTTCCCATACACACAAACCATCCAGCAGAAACAACCAATCACTGTTAAGGTCCTAAACAGTaagtctgactgtgtgtctgtgagaagaTAAAGGATACACACTGAAGGTGTAATGAGCGAGCAAGCAAGCATAACTGAGATGACTAGAGTTTGAGGCAGCTCATTTACAGTCGTGTGTGTGCTGGCATGATTGCGTAGGAGGGAAACAGCATTTCCTATCTGTGATTTCATCCTCAGAGACGCCAGCGGTCGTCATCCCACTGAAAAGACATATTGTCAGAGCTCTCATGGCTCCCCGCTTACTATCTGCCAGGCAGGCGTTCATTATATTACTTCTGTGAGACGTTCTGTATACGCACACTCCACCTACAACAAAGACTGCTCTCATTCAGTCGAGCATTGCAGCTGACGTGAAGACAGCCTGTTCCCGAAAGGAAAGATTACAGTCATTTGagtttttagtcatttaaagtcatttttttttattctgaacgCCCTCATGTTAAGTTAACACatgtgttattgtttgtttattttttcctccatgTCTGATGATATCAACTTGTGGCGtgtttgatttttctgttgtgttacaGTGGATGCAATCAATGACACAATGGCAGCTTTTTACAATGACACTGATTTGTTTAGTGGTGAGTTGTGGCACCCCCTAGTGTTTACCCCCCTCCGACCTAGAGCTCCAAACTCGAGCACCTTACCCACTAACACTAACCCTTCAACCCGTCAACCCAACGCTCTTTACAGTCTCACTGATTTATTTAGGGGTGACATCTGGCACCCTCTAGTGTTTACCCCCCGACATAGCGCATTAAACTATCTAGCTGTCACCCACTAACACTAACCCCTGAATCCAAGAATCCAAGTTagttctctgtccctctgtcacTCCTGCTCTATCCAATTGAACCCCTTCTGATAACTACTCACTTCCTGTAATGATCTGCTTAAACTGGCACTGCATGACGATTCCAACATCAACTGAACTGATTGAGTCTCTTAACATTTATACAGTCTTGAGCTTtggaaacaacattttgatttaagataaaaaatgtaaacagattAACTATAAATTAATTTGATACTAAAACAAATCTTTAAAGTATACATATGTTTAAATTCTCCTTTCTGTTTGCCTTTCCTTCTGCCTAAAATCCAGCTGCAATCTTCATTTTCATAATCACTCGTCCCCTGCTGCCCTGCCTAATTTTAGAGCGCACCTACTTAATCATTTTCTTCTCACTTCATTTCTCATTGCTCAGAAGATCTTTAaatttgtctctttgtctgaaCAATACCACACATTGGCTAACGCGACACATTCAAGCACATGCCAGGGTGTTAAGTTATCATCATCGGCATCATCATAAACATGTAGTCTCATTGTTTTATTATCAGTTTGGTTTGTAGCAGAATGCAAGTCTTCATGTCTCTTATTCTCGATTCTACATTAGGTTCATTTTAGTCTTTATTATAAGGCCAGAGGGCAATTAATTGACAATAAACACCCGCAGAAAGCAGTGCAATAAAACACGACATGGCTATAAAATTTACAACCAACCATAAAATATGAGAGATAAAGTGGCCGAGTGCCTGAGGAGAGGTTTCATGATACCAAAGCAAAGAAAGGATCATGAATGTAAAGGGCCTTTGTCTTGTTGTGGACCCAGTTGGTAACAGTTTTCTTTGTGTGGCTGCAGAAGAGCCAGCAGATGAGAGGAAGCCAACCTTCCTCGTCCCATCTGGCCCCTCCAGTTCCAAGACAGTGTTGAGAGGACAGGTGCTGGAGATGGAGTGTATCGCCGAAGGACTGTAAGTGAAAGAATCTGCCATTACTGCAGTTCTTAAAGCCTCAAGTGCCCACCTGCTCGAGTGCCATCATCACTCTTTGTCTCtaccctccctccttctctttgaATCCAGGCCCACCCCTGAAATCTCCTGGTCCAAAGTGAGCGGCGTCCTACCAGCCAAGCGCACATCTTTCCTCCACTACCAGAGAACCCTTCGCATTGTGAACGTGTCTGAGTCAGACGCTGGAGATTACCGCTGCACCGGCCGGAATCCACTCGGCTCGGTGCACCACACCATCCATGTTACGGTCAAAGGTGCGTCTGTGATGAACTGCACAGCATCCCATCAGGCCGTTCGCTCACCATGTGGCGACAGAGTCACTCCTTCTGCCTGTCTCTTCATTCTCCCTCCATCTCATAATTGATTTATGCACAGATGCCAACAGGGCAGTGTGTTCGGTGATTAATTCTCCAGCCTTCTGCTGTGCTCTCTTCTATTTTCAGCTGCTCCATATTGGATCAGTGGCACTCCCAGGAACCTTGTTCTAGCACCGGGAGAGAATGGAGTGCTGACCTGCAGGGCCAGCGGCACGCCCAAGCCCTCCATCACCTGGGCCATGAATGGCATCCCCATTGAGAGTGAGTGCAGCCCGCTCCTTTGACTCAAACTCTCTTAGAGAAGACATTTTCATTCTGGAGATTGGGCAttgtttgaattttttatttgaGACTACTGCACAGCATTTCTACCCTATATTTGATATTATGATACCTGAGTTTGACACAGATGCCAAAACAATACTTTTTCCATACCTTACATTGAGAAatataaagatgttttttcttgaagacccacaaaataaacaaaacttcTCAGTTACATCAGTGTTTCATGTtgtcttaaaggaatagtccaacattttcagaaaatacGGCAGAAAAATATTAGGTAACCAGCAGAGAGACTCCAGGAAGCAGACATGTGAAGTCAATTAGTCCAAGTCTCAAGTAAGTCCCAAGTTATTTTTCTTGGGCAAATCAAGTTGAGTCCTTAGTCAAGAAGTTTATAAAgctttcttaatttcttctcaataataaaaaatattccctccccatcacttttaaaaagtgaaatactgacagcgAGACTAAAAATTGAACTGACATACTAACATAATGTGAAGACAAGTCCACATCTTTGCCAGGAAGTAACTATACCGAGTCAAGACCCCCATAAAACCACAAACTTGTTGATTTTACACTTTACTTTTTGTACAAGTTCAGAAAGCAAAATACAACGGGTTAATAAATGAGCTTCACAGATGCTGGAaggctgatttttttatgttttaacagagccaggctagctttcACTCCCTGATTTCACtctttatgttaagctaagctaaccagctactggctatagcttcatatttagcatacaaACATGAGAGAGAAATCAAATCGTTCTCCCTTAACGAGGCAAAAAATTGAATGGGCacttttcccaaaatgttgaactattcgCAGCCATAAAATAACTCAGTAGTTTTCAATAATTGATGCTACAGAGACATTTTGGTTGCCGCTCAAAAAGTATTAAGGTTTGATATCCAGCCTTACACATGGGATGCATAAATGAAAGCCCAAGTTATCTGTTTGGCAACCAAGAGCCCAAAAAGCTCCTTTCAGCATGTTTGAAGCCTCTTGACAAGATTCATCCAGAATTCAAAGAGCCAGAGTTACAACTGTAACCCTGGTATCCATGAACAGATTCCCCTAAGGATCCCAGCAGAAAGGTGGAGGACGACACCATCATCTTCACTGAAGTGCAGACTGGATCCAGTGCCGTCTACCAGTGTAATGTCTCCAATGACTACGGTTATCTCCTCTCCAACGCCTTCGTCAATGTGCTCTGTGAGTTCATTACACAAGATCCATTTGCATTAGAATGCTGTTTTCCATGCACATTGATTTCTGGAGAGTAATAACATGGAAATAATTACTGCTGCGTCACTACAGCCGAGATGCCCAGAGTGCTGACACCAGCCAACAAAGTCTACCAGGTCATCAAAAATCACCGGGCTCTGATGGACTGCGCTTCCTTTGGGTCACCCATCCCTAAAATTGAATGGTGAGTTAATGAACTTCCAACAGAggaatgtgttttatgtgtgtcttTAAAAGCTCAAAgcgtctgcctctctgtctcaggTTCAAAGGCAGTCGGTCCAGCACCTTGGCTGGAGACCCGTACATTTTTCATGACAATGGGACTTTAGAGATTCAGATAGCTCAAGCCAACAACAGTGGAAAATACACCTGTGTGGCCAGGAACATCCTCGGTATCTCTGAGAATCACATCTACCTGGAGGTCAAAGGTGAGAGAGTTTCTGTAACGAAGATCCTTGTCATGTAAAACAGGGAGTGAATAAAACTAGCTAATAACTCACATAGTGCTGTTGATGCTGAAAGATTTTGGtagttaaagtaaaaatatcaaacatttctgTTTACATTGACTAAGTTAACCAAACCTGCCCAAAAAGGGTCATCTCACAGTGATCTTTTGTGTGAATACTATTTACAATAAATTGTTTTGATTCTTTAATTTTTGTCCCATTTAAACTGAATCGAACCTCTTGGTCCCTCTCCCATCAGAGCCCACCCGGATCCTGAAGCAGCCGGAGTACAAAGTGGTCCAGAGGGGCAGGTCTGTGGTGTTTGAGTGCAAGGTGAAACACGACCCGTCACTCATCCCCACCATGACCTGGCTCAAAGACGACGGAGAGCTGCCTGATGATGAGAGGTCAGAGCTTTTGACTTCTTCCCTGTGTTCAGTGTCTTTTATGGTAGTTTTAATGGGATCTAGCCTGTATCTAATTAGCAGTCTTACCttaaaaggtgcattatgtaacttttttggCATCAATTTTGGTTCATAGATATTgatggatgtgtttttcttaacCCACCACAACTCAGAACGTAAGCCTGTTTTGCAATAAgatttacaaatacaaatgcaaaCATCTGGCAAAGTACAACTAAAACCTATGTCAGCTCTTGCAAACTGCTATTCTTTGTATCAAGAGTTTggtctttgttgttttgcttttttatagAAGTTTTCTCATTTAGTGCTGAACCATCTGTTACATGCTTTGTTTCCAGATTAATCGTGGACTCTGACAGCCTCACCATCACTGATGTGACAGAGAACGATGCAGGCGTGTACACCTGCATCATGAACACCACTCTGGACCACGACTCAGCCAGCGCTGAGCTCACTGTAGTCGGTAAGTTCAGCTTTGCAGGAGCTCAATTTCACTGACTcataaaacaaactcacaaatTATTAAAGGTCTTCCCAGAAAAGTGAATCCGTCCAGTAACATACAAAGCAGATTGCCTCTCAGCCCTTCAAGGTTAATTGCCGGAGAGTTTACTTAGAAGCGGATTTAGTCAGCtgtcatgaatatttgattgtTACCGTCTTAGCGAGCCAGATAatcttcttgttttcttctggCCGACTGACCACTAAACTCACGTTTTCACTCCTGCCCTCCTACCTGGCAGAGGCCACGCCGACACCAGCTGTTGTCTCCGGTAAACCTGCAGCACACATGAGCACCCAGATGTGCTCTGCTGACATGGCCTTGTGTTGTTTGTTGGATGTTTCTGTTTAGTGAAGCATGTTGTGGCctgaagatttatttttgaCCATCATAGAGCATTTtctattctttatttttcatttgttttgtctttaaggTGTTTTTTCattagattttcttttaaataaattgtatgtgttcatgtttttgctCAAACCCTTGAAGTCCGTATGCATTAAATCACTGATGCCAGCCTTAAACCACGCACACTTGAATGCAAAGATAATTTGTAAACAAACACGTCCTCGTTGCACCACTTGGGATCTTTTCAAATGCTCAATTTCCTCATCACTCATTTATTCCAAGCATGCGTTCCTCTTTATCGTTACAATTCCTAAACATTAGCCTCTCTGGTGAGCCTGAGACTCTATTTCATGCAGAGCGATTATGGATGATGCTCAGTTGAGCGCCACTTGTTTCATATGCATGATGCGGTCTGCATGTGCATCACAGAGCAAATAACATCCTCAAattgaaaatgtgaagaaatagagTAATTTAAAGGTGTGCTTGGttaaaccaacatttttttagcttttattgTGATTCTAGTGTCACGAAACAACATGATGTAACCGCAtatcctcttttgtttttgcttcatcTTCTCGTGGCATGAACCTTTCATAttatgtaactgtaactgtgtgCTGATGTTCCTGCCTGTGCTGTTTCTCCACCAGAGCAACCTGATCCCCCGACTGACCTCGAGCTGACAGATCAGAAAAAGAGGAGTGTTCAGCTCACTTGGACTCCTGGGGATGAACATAACAGCCCTATTCAGAGTAGgtcttaagtgtgtgtgtgtgtgcgttcagtGTCCCTTGATTTTGGTTTGAATTGGCAAAGAATCTCTCTCTCCTGACTCTCCAAACACGATGAAGGTACAAAACTAAATCTCTGGAGTGTCCTTTTGATTAATTATGTCGTTGGCATTTAGCAAACTCCCCTAAGCAGCATGTGGGGATATGTGAACAAAATCAGAATGATCTACAATAATTGAGTCTCCATAATTACAATCATCCAATCATATAGTCTGCAAGAGTccatgaaaaaagagaaaaatctccAAATTTGTCTTCTCAGAGGCGGAGTCCTTCCTGCAGTGGcccttaaaaaaatgtttcttcctATTTCACAAGTTGAAGAAAAAGATTCAGGACTTTTTTTATGCACACAAAATAATTACTTCTCTCAGATTCTGAGCACACATTTGTTAAAATCCCTGAGCAATTTTCCTTTGCAAAGATAATCCAAACACCTGATAGGTATGGCATATCAAGATACGGATTAAACAACATAATAATAGTAATCATCACACGGGTGTGTGTCACGATGCACATCTCCTTCACATcgagttgatcaggttgttgattgtggtcTGGATATTGGCAAGAAGTTGATCCAGAGTGTGCAAAACATGCTCAATGTGAGACATCTCTGAGTGGGATGGAAgtgggatgttttcagcttccgGGAGTTGTGTACAGATCCTCGCAGCATGGGGGCCGTGCATTTTCATGCTGCTAcaggaggtgatggtggtggataAATGGCACAACAATTGGCCTCAGGGTCTTGCCACatatctctgtgcattcaaaCTGCAATCAATAAAATACCcctgtgtttgctgtttgaaCAACAGCTCTGGACAGTAGACTTTTTTCATTCATACACAACTTGCAACATCAGGGGCATTGTTGTTTGGATAAAACTGctcattttagagtggccttttattgtgaagagtccaaaacacacccatgcactaATCATGCTGTTCAAGCAGCACCTGTCAGATAGATGGATTATCTTGGTGAAGGAGAAGTGCTTACTAATATgaatttcaacacatttctgCTCAAAATCTgtgggaaaaaatgttttgtaaatggAAAAGTCTTTAATCGTTTACTTCAACttaaataataaagtaaagaCATGTGAAAACAAGACACTTTGATAAGAAGTAGGGGTTCAGACACTTAGCAGATAGTATTTAAAACATAAGTACACCaattccctctctgtctgcctttctTGTCTCTTTCCAGCTATCACTATTAAAAGTAAAGTTGAAATGGCAAAAAGAAAATAGCATAAAAAAGTTTATAGTTTCTTCCATAACAGATGGCAATTGCTGGGGTCAACCTAGAAGCTGGTAATAAGTTTTAACAGCGTAGAAAATACCATAACATCCACAGAAAGCTCTTAAACCACTGCTGCAGCATTATACTACTTCACTGTCTGTTAGTAAATGCAGCATGTTGCAAACACTTATCATTTCATGAATACTTGGATAAATCTCCTTGAAGCCTCAAAGCACCGCCAGAAGCAGCATATTCAGACAGCAGCCAAAGAAACTTTCAGGACATTCATTCCAGTTCCGTGAATATACTGTCAGACAGTTTATAAAGGGTTCAGTCTTGTTCAATACTCGTCTTTTTTCGCTGTTTTTACACAGAATTTCTGATCCAGTATGAAGACaaacttcaccaccatggccACTGGCACAATCTTACCGAGGTGCTTGGAACAAAGACGACAGCTCACCTCACGCTGTCGCCCTATGTCCACTACACCTTCAGAGTTCTGGCCCTCAACGCTGTCGGTTTCAGCCGGCCCAGTTTTGCCTCCAGAGTGTTCAAGACTGAAGCTGCAGGTACACACTCAGCAGCTTTCTGATAGTGGAGTTTTTGCTAGGAGTTTGATTCTGTAAATTAATTCTGTGCGTTCATGTTtcaataatacataaataatcaACAAATCGGCTGATATTTTCTGCATACAAATGATTCTGGTTATGACCGTTTTGTAAGTAAAAACACGATCTTTGTTGAATGCCTTGTTTCAGAAGCAAGTGAAAGGTTTTCCTTGGGATactgtttcattttttgttaattttctgtatgttttttttagctcCAGACGAGAACCCGACAGGCGTACATGGATTTGGAACAGAGCATGATAATCTTGTTATCTCATGGAAGGTAATTAACTTGTTTAAGGCTATCTTCTTCAAATCCTGAAGCATTCAGTGTTGGCCGAAGAGTACCATGAAACATTAAAGTTTCCCTGTATTATGAAGcataattttgttaatttggttttattagctttagtttttattctcacttttctcctcttttgttAACATCCACCAAACCATTTATATCATAATCTACAAGTCATGTGTGGAAGTATGAAGGTCTATTTAAAACTTTCTCCTCTGCAGCCCCTGACCAGCCTCCAGTCTAATGGTCCAGGGCTTCACTACAAGGTGATGTGGAGGCAGAAGACGGTGGACAGTGATTGGACCACAGTGACCGTGGCTAACACCTCCAAGTTTGTTGTGTCTGGAACGCCCACATTTGTTCCATATGAGCTAAAAGTTCAGGCTGTGAACGACCACGGGGCGGGACCCGAGCCTGCTATTGCCCACGGCTACTCAGGAGAAGACTGTGAGTTAGATGCACTCTGGAGACACTTATAAGATATACTATGTAAGATAATCTGGTGTGGTGCATTTGTAacatttactcatttatttagctgctgttgtgttgtgctCCTTGTCTATTGTACAGTGCCAGTAGCAGCTCCAGAAAATGTACAGGCGGTGGTGAGGAACAGCACTGTGGCTGATGTACACTGGGATCCTGTGCCCTCTAAATTAATACGGGGACATCTTAAAGGCTTTAAGGTAAAGAACAAAAGGCCACATACAGTGTAACACGCACACCACTCCCACCAACATTAATACACACTAAGCCCTTACTGTATACTTTGTCTTGTAGGTGTACTACTGGAAAGAACGcaacctgcacaaacacaatccCCATCACTCGGATCAGCAGGTCCTGACCTTCAGTGGGAACCACACCCACGGGATGCTGCCCGGTCTGCACCCCTTCAGCCTCTACTCATTCAATGTCAGAGTTTATAACGGCAAGGGAGAGGGCCCCGCCAGCCTCACCCAGCAGTTTGAGACACCTGAAGGAGGTAGGAGAAGGAatattttcttcctgtctttcttcctttctgttGTAttatatgaaaacacacatctgcatTGATATTCCTAACACTGATCCAAAATCTGAGTAGTAAAGACATGATTCACATCATCATTCCATTCCCAGTATGATTTTATAACTTCTGTACTGTAGCTTTACTTTGACAAACTCGTGTAAGGTTTCATGAttggtgtgttttctgcagTGCCTGGGCCTCCGACTTCCCTGATAGTCACCAACCCCAACCTGGACTCTCTAACCCTCGAATGGAATCCTCCTCATGTCCGTAACGGACGCATCACCGGCTACACCCTCAAATATCAGCCAGGTGAGTTTTCTTTCTTCTATAAGATAACAACTGAACTTTTACATCTTTGCGTAGTCAGTGTCATCTTCCTTCATGTAGTTTGTAGTTCCGTACGTCCTCCTTTTTCACGTCTTGTACGGTCATCCTCAGATACTCAGATCACAAAACAGTTTATAAAAATTAAGGATTAATGTAGTCTAAGAGCATTTCAAGCTAGATATTTTGCAACATAAATTAACAAATCAACTTTTGTCACCTTCTATTCCTGAACCCTACACCTCTGTGCTCCAAATGCTTTCACTTCCAACTTTTTCATCCATGACACTCCAACCCCATCTacgccccccccctcctcctcctcatactTCTATTCAACTTACTTCACTACTCCCATCCCCATCCCATTATTCTTGTCACCCATCCTCCACCC
This sequence is a window from Pagrus major chromosome 8, Pma_NU_1.0. Protein-coding genes within it:
- the LOC141000780 gene encoding neuronal cell adhesion molecule-like isoform X14, coding for MKPHSGTLVVDISRAKAEHYECVYQCTARNKHGTAVSSNIVVRQSRSPLWSKEKIKPIVVQEGVSLVLPCRPPVGLPPPIIFWMDNYFQKLPQSSRVSQSLNGDLYFANVLREDSRNDYICYARFPYTQTIQQKQPITVKVLNSKSDYERKPTFLVPSGPSSSKTVLRGQVLEMECIAEGLPTPEISWSKVSGVLPAKRTSFLHYQRTLRIVNVSESDAGDYRCTGRNPLGSVHHTIHVTVKAAPYWISGTPRNLVLAPGENGVLTCRASGTPKPSITWAMNGIPIENSPKDPSRKVEDDTIIFTEVQTGSSAVYQCNVSNDYGYLLSNAFVNVLSEMPRVLTPANKVYQVIKNHRALMDCASFGSPIPKIEWFKGSRSSTLAGDPYIFHDNGTLEIQIAQANNSGKYTCVARNILGISENHIYLEVKEPTRILKQPEYKVVQRGRSVVFECKVKHDPSLIPTMTWLKDDGELPDDERLIVDSDSLTITDVTENDAGVYTCIMNTTLDHDSASAELTVVEATPTPAVVSEQPDPPTDLELTDQKKRSVQLTWTPGDEHNSPIQKFLIQYEDKLHHHGHWHNLTEVLGTKTTAHLTLSPYVHYTFRVLALNAVGFSRPSFASRVFKTEAAAPDENPTGVHGFGTEHDNLVISWKPLTSLQSNGPGLHYKVMWRQKTVDSDWTTVTVANTSKFVVSGTPTFVPYELKVQAVNDHGAGPEPAIAHGYSGEDLPVAAPENVQAVVRNSTVADVHWDPVPSKLIRGHLKGFKVYYWKERNLHKHNPHHSDQQVLTFSGNHTHGMLPGLHPFSLYSFNVRVYNGKGEGPASLTQQFETPEGVPGPPTSLIVTNPNLDSLTLEWNPPHVRNGRITGYTLKYQPAVASRQVDIATQGWFIGLMCAIALLILILLIICFIQRNKGGKYPVKEKEDAHTDPEFQPMKDDDCTFGEYSDNEDHKPLKGSRTPSNGTVKRDDSDDSLVDYGEGGDGQFNEDGSFIGQYSGKSASRDTAEGHESSEAPSPINAMNSLNSFV